The Solanum pennellii chromosome 4, SPENNV200 genomic interval taagttcatgaattatatGGAGTAGTACTATTCTTGCTCAAAGAACACACATAATCAGTCTAAGTATACCATCAATCCGGTCATAATGAGTgatatttttttacctttttattatAATTCTAAATGAATTGTATTTCACATCAAGAAAATGCTATTTATATTGTTCTTTTCCAAATTTAtccatattttatatataattgtaatgTTCGAACAAATTTACACAcactttgattaattttataagAAACATTTTGTCTTTCATCAACAATAAATTACTTTGTCCACCAAAATTAGAACAGATAAGGAGAAATCACCTCCTGAAATTTGAACCTAACTCCCGGCGTTTTCACCCGTTAATCATTATAGCTTACATCCTTTGGTGCATAACTCTTTTTGAATGAGTGGATTTTTATATAACCAAGAAACTATGTATATTACTTCCTCATTACATATTTTCTTAGCCGTTGTTGATCTGAtacatttctttagaaaaatttaattagatatttattatattaaactaATTTTATTGAGAGTACTTTGAAACTCTAAATTTGAATACTAAATAAACTTTATTAATGATAAAGAAAAATTCGTTCAAAAGATGAAGAGTTTTTATTTGGTTTCCTTGTTAATGCTCATAGCTCATATTTGAAGCCCAGACTAAATTCGATCTCATGCACCGTAGGGTCTATTCAGGAGTGACGCTtccaataatattttcttcatatcatgatttaAACTTAAAATCTCTAATTAAGAGTGAAGCAATTTTACCACTGCACCATAATCATGttggtgaaaaataaaaagtgtttTATTGAAAGGGTATGATCAACTAaattaaaaaagtcaaaatgcaataattatgttttttatgaaataaatggtACTACTTACCACTTGCAGTCTATATAGTAGGGGGTATTAATTGTCTACCAGTATTTTGCTTCAAATCCAGAAATGCTGTTAACAACCACTGAGTTTTTGGGTTTGCCTACGTCTTCAAGGTCCACCTCTCTACTCCTTCCTATTTTGGCTTTTAACATCATAAAAAGTAACCACTATTTTAGACCAAATATGCCATATTTAGAAactttatttcttcatcttttttttattttggcttttcaagaaaaagataaactaaatgcaacaataataaataagtaattaatcacaattgtcgtttattaaaaaataataaataaaaatataccatAATGTTCTTCTACGTAATCCTCACGTAGCCGCTTTGACGATGGACTAATGTTGTTCTTCTTCTCTACGCTATGCTATTTTCATTTCACGATTAATATTACAAAacttaaaaagtatataataaattagaattaaaaataaatattgtatttcaaattataaaataccTTATGATCGCAATAAGATGATGAATCATTTGAAATATTCGCTTCATCTTTAAAAGTTCGAATAAAAGTTAATGATCACTCGAgattatgtaaaaaaataaataaattcattacCGAATGATTATGTACCTGCGTCTTCCACTAGTGTATTTAATTTCACCCATTCGTCAACAGTATCTTTCCATCTCCTATAAAATTACccaaaaatgatttatatttaacttaaattaaatatataaacaaagTAACTAATTAtacagaagaaaataaaaaattattagtgttATGAAGAAGGATAAAAAAACCTGATGAGTAGTTTAACAAGTCTTCTTACTTCATTTGATGAATGCTTGCGCAGCTTATTTACATGCCTTCCAATATCTGTTCTCTgcaaaaccaaaaataaataaaaataaaatgaaaaatcataccaaaagataaatttaaagtGTAATGCTAAatgatcaaaaaaatttaaccatAATTTAGCcagaaaaaacttatttttttaattaaaaatattaaagttaaaagaataaaatattcttaaaaaaaaataacatagataaaaatattattttggccaaaaagattttttcaatttttaaaaaatgatagttaattaaattaccTCAAGAACCTTGAAATTAATTTCCATTTCAGCAAGACTTTGAAGTTGATCAACCAAGCAATTCTCAGACTGAAAATTCCAAAGGGACTTTAATCTTAGCAAGAAGTAAATGAAGCTCGTCAAATTAGGTATTAGACTTAACTCATGCTTCAAAAACTAATCATGATTTTACGTCGGGCCGGGCCAAGAACTCGGGCTTCTtgacaaattttttattaattttttggagTGTGAGCTAGTCCCGAACTTAATTTAAGAAAACGTAAAGACTAAAAATGAAACCTGATTTGGGATTTCAAAATGGTTCTTGATTCTGAGAATTTTGCTGATCTCTAAATCTTCTTCATTACTATTTTCCTCTGTTTTTAACTTGcaatcatcatcaatatttcCCTCAATTCTTTTCATGATTTCATAATTTCCATCAGAATTAGAATTGCTAGAAAGCAGAGGAACATAGAGTTTCTCAACAATGGCGTCTCTTCGACTGCGAAGCTCGATTCCATGATCAACAATGGCTACAGAAATTGCTGTGTCAATTAAACCCCACAAGTCCACACTTGAATTCTTTAAGATTAAACGTAATTCATCCAATtccatgttgttgttgtttcttaAGTTATAGGAATTAAGATGTTTTTACTAAGAAACAGAGCAGAAGgaaaagagagaaggaggagTTAGGGACAGAGTGAAATGGGGAGACATTAATGTGAATAAGTTTAAAAGGCTTTTTGTAGCTTTGGAACACATTCTATGTTTTTGTTATGTCATTAATCAACTACTACAGTGTTTTCTTTGCTTAGTTTCTACTACTATACTAAGAGGTCTACgctataataaataataaatactcctttcgtttaaaaaagaattatataatttaacttgaaataaagtttaagaaaagaaataagattttatttatcttgtgattctaaattaaaattatgtcaaatataccaaaatgtcttttaatcttgtggtcttaaacatgtcatgtaaaaagttaaagttatgttatcaaaaaaggaaagaggtcattctttttgaaacggagaaAGTAATTATTTGTATTCTGTATCAAATCAATAAATGCATGATCcgtattttttatatatatttctgtATCTgcatcaaataaataaatcatgatccgtgttttttatatatataatttttaaaaatttatttatagttaATTAACTTGCATTTTCACCAACgcttaattatgataaattgaacATAATTCGATGTGAATATTCGATGAGACTTAGTAATTCTATAAATATAACGTAATATTTACTTATTCTAATATGCAATCTGTCTTATTTTCGATATTAGAAACTTCTCCTTTTTATCAAAAGTTTAGTTATAAAATGCTTGTATAACTTCAATCTATACTTATATTAGTACactatcattaaaaaaaatagttataaacAAATTATGTAGCTACATTGGAATGTTCATTGTTAATTCTATAGAGAGATGGATCAATGATATATTATAATGAATTAATGAGAAAGTTCACtgcaaattttaattttttgtaatgcACCAACAACTTTATTCTTCTGAATTATCATTACAAGTTAATCAACTCATTCCAGTTGTTTcagcaatatttttttaatatcttttcgTCGTGAATTTTTTAGTGACTTGTCTGCTGTGGTGGattaacttttttcttttataataggTAAAATAGTCTAGTGGACccttatatttgtatttatttgtattatagatcctatatttattcttttgtcaTCTATACCCCTAAATTCATCTAAACACAACATTTCAAACACAATTTTTTATGTGATACGATGCGTGTTGCACAAACATGAACatgttgacaaaaaaaaaaaatccacatatgaataataatatgaaaaaaacagtaaaatttaaaagataaatacatgaaaagaataaaaaaaaaggggggggagGAGGAGGGAAGGGAGTCATCTTCTTCAAATTCATCCCTAACCCTCCCCCCCCTTCCACCCAGATCGATGCCTCCACCCCAACCAAATTTCATATACCTATTCCTcttctttccttctttctttgGATTCACCCACATTTTCCCTTGTTCTTCTTCTCAACACCCCACATATTGTCCCATtcctaaatatattttcaaagtttATTCTTTTTGCTACAAATCAATTTTCTTCATAGCTTTTTTCGTTTTgtcatattcattttttcaaaatctcGATTCTGCgtgtatttttttgtgattatgggtataaaatattgaaaaatgaaaattttcattaataagctcgataaagcttcaagaataaCAAATGAGTTTTGTGAATTTATGACTACATCGAGCCGTCATGGTGAAGACCAACAAAATCAAACCAACAAAGATACAATACAATCAACACAAAAAAGAGATGAGTaaattgaaggaaaaaataaaagagaagaaatttgaagaaaaaagattaaaaaaaaaagacaagagAAAAGTTCAAATTTGTCCAACAATGGTGTtgagtaaaaataaagaagaaaagatgGTCTTTAAAGGTAAAAATCTGACTGTTTAAGGTGTCTCACGCTCTAGTTTTATGTGTATCACATGCTCCATATAGAGTCTTTCCACATAGGATGTCACAtcaaaaattgtatttaaaataatgtgtTTGGATGAGTTCAAGGGTCTACATGACAAAAGGGTAAGTAGGAAGGTTCAAAATACAAACAGATACAAATATAAGGGTCTACCTGACCATTTTGCCCTTAtacactacaacaaatatgatTTATTGCTACGATATGAAATTTGTCACTAACTGTTTACTTTTCGTGACGAAAATTGCATTTCGCGTTTAAATACATAAGGAACATGTTTTTAGTGATGAAACACAAAAATGTGTAGCTAAATTTTGTCAACTAAAATTTCCTACCAAAAGATAAGTTGACGCCATTTATTGAGTACTATTAGCTACAAATCCAAATTTATTAGTGACACATTATTTTGTCACTAATTGAAGTACCTAATTTGTGACAAATCATTTTCTTtcgtaa includes:
- the LOC107017155 gene encoding probable mediator of RNA polymerase II transcription subunit 26c isoform X2; translated protein: MELDELRLILKNSSVDLWGLIDTAISVAIVDHGIELRSRRDAIVEKLYVPLLSSNSNSDGNYEIMKRIEGNIDDDCKLKTEENSNEEDLEISKILRIKNHFEIPNQRTDIGRHVNKLRKHSSNEVRRLVKLLIRRWKDTVDEWVKLNTLVEDADEANISNDSSSYCDHKHSVEKKNNISPSSKRLREDYVEEHYAKIGRSREVDLEDVGKPKNSVVVNSISGFEAKYW
- the LOC107017155 gene encoding probable mediator of RNA polymerase II transcription subunit 26c isoform X1, which translates into the protein MELDELRLILKNSSVDLWGLIDTAISVAIVDHGIELRSRRDAIVEKLYVPLLSSNSNSDGNYEIMKRIEGNIDDDCKLKTEENSNEEDLEISKILRIKNHFEIPNQSENCLVDQLQSLAEMEINFKVLERTDIGRHVNKLRKHSSNEVRRLVKLLIRRWKDTVDEWVKLNTLVEDADEANISNDSSSYCDHKHSVEKKNNISPSSKRLREDYVEEHYAKIGRSREVDLEDVGKPKNSVVVNSISGFEAKYW
- the LOC107017155 gene encoding probable mediator of RNA polymerase II transcription subunit 26c isoform X3, with protein sequence MELDELRLILKNSSVDLWGLIDTAISVAIVDHGIELRSRRDAIVEKLYVPLLSSNSNSDGNYEIMKRIEGNIDDDCKLKTEENSNEEDLEISKILRIKNHFEIPNQSENCLVDQLQSLAEMEINFKVLERTDIGRHVNKLRKHSSNEVRRLVKLLIRRWKDTVDEWVKLNTLVEDADEANISNDSSSYCDHKHSVEKKNNISPSSKRLREDYVEEHYGTNT
- the LOC107017155 gene encoding probable mediator of RNA polymerase II transcription subunit 26c isoform X4, encoding MELDELRLILKNSSVDLWGLIDTAISVAIVDHGIELRSRRDAIVEKLYVPLLSSNSNSDGNYEIMKRIEGNIDDDCKLKTEENSNEEDLEISKILRIKNHFEIPNQSENCLVDQLQSLAEMEINFKVLERTDIGRHVNKLRKHSSNEVRRLVKLLIRRWKDTVDEWVKLNTLVEDADEANISNDSSSYCDHKRRRTTLVHRQSGYVRIT